Proteins encoded in a region of the Drosophila busckii strain San Diego stock center, stock number 13000-0081.31 chromosome 2L, ASM1175060v1, whole genome shotgun sequence genome:
- the LOC108607626 gene encoding lactosylceramide 4-alpha-galactosyltransferase isoform X1 — MINSLSGGVYIMLLRLPLVLARYLHNGHLRLIFFALIVLLLGGRLLMYPWQDDVQVCFKDKQQLENAESLTTPETSSPDPPIILLEDVLQADRKPAPGRTIFFHETSCHRPKRKRPRHGHNPELQFNMLQLTARQACAIESAALHNPNFQIFVLFASPTYRYNSNSSQRQPPLIEAILSYKNVQLRRLNLWRYAAGTPIEAWLEDGQLFRSSYLFSHISDFLRYLTLYRYGGIYLDMDVVVLRSMEDVPPNYTGAESFTHLAAGVMSLAPTGFGHEIAASCLRDFQQNFDGGDWGNNGPGVITRVAQQICGTKDITLMLDDRKRCMGFKVFDRNAFYAVPWKHWRHFFEPQLLEQTLAHTKDSYVVHVWNKHSKQLAIKVGSSSAYGKYAELHCPKSYAAAGEYF, encoded by the exons atgaTAAATAGTTTATCCGGAGGTGTCTACATCATGTTACTGCGGCTACCGCTTGTGCTAGCCCGTTACTTGCACAATGGACATCTGCGTCTGATATTCTTTGCGCTAATTGTGCTGCTATTGGGCGGTCGCCTGCTCATGTACCCCTGGCAGGACGATGTACAGGTCTGTTTCAAGGATAAGCAGCAGTTGGAAAACGCAGAGTCTCTTACAACACCTGAAACATCGTCGCCGGATCCTCCGATCATACTGCTAGAGGATGTGCTGCAGGCGGATCGCAAGCCAGCGCCTGGCCGCACCATTTTCTTTCACGAAACTAGCTGCCATAGGCCCAAGCGAAAGAGACCGCGTCATGGCCACAATCCAGAGCTGCAGTTCAATATGCTGCAACTGACGGCGCGCCAGGCATGTGCCATTGAGTCCGCGGCATTGCATAATCcgaattttcaaatatttgtgctgttTGCTAGTCCCACCTATCGTTATAATAGCAATAGCAGCCAGCGCCAACCGCCGCTCATCGAGGCCATACTTAGCTACAAGAATGTGCAACTGCGTCGCTTGAATCTCTGGCGCTATGCGGCAGGCACGCCTATTGAAGCTTGGCTTGAGGATGGACAGCTGTTTCGCTCCAG ctATCTCTTCTCGCATATTTCGGACTTTTTGCGCTATCTAACGCTATATCGTTATGGCGGCATCTATCTGGACATGGATGTGGTAGTGCTACGCAGCATGGAGGATGTGCCGCCGAACTATACGGGCGCAGAGTCATTTACACATTTGGCAGCAGGAGTCATGAGTCTGGCACCCACTGGCTTTGGTCATGAGATTGCTGCCTCATGTCTGCGCGACTTTCAGCAAAACTTTGATGGCGGCGACTGGGGCAACAATGGTCCGGGTGTTATAACTCGTGTGGCTCAGCAGATTTGTGGCACCAAGGACATCACCTTAATGCTTGACGATCGAAAGCGTTGCATGGGCTTCAAGGTATTCGATCGCAATGCTTTCTATGCGGTGCCCTGGAAGCATTGGCGTCATTTCTTCGAGCCACAGTTGCTGGAGCAAACGCTCGCCCACACCAAGGACTCCTATGTGGTGCATGTGTGGAACAAACACTCCAAGCAACTGGCCATCAAGGTGGGCTCAAGCAGCGCCTATGGCAAATATGCAGAGCTACATTGCCCCAAGTCATATGCGGCAGCTGGTGAATATTTCTAG
- the LOC108607626 gene encoding lactosylceramide 4-alpha-galactosyltransferase isoform X2, translating to MLLRLPLVLARYLHNGHLRLIFFALIVLLLGGRLLMYPWQDDVQVCFKDKQQLENAESLTTPETSSPDPPIILLEDVLQADRKPAPGRTIFFHETSCHRPKRKRPRHGHNPELQFNMLQLTARQACAIESAALHNPNFQIFVLFASPTYRYNSNSSQRQPPLIEAILSYKNVQLRRLNLWRYAAGTPIEAWLEDGQLFRSSYLFSHISDFLRYLTLYRYGGIYLDMDVVVLRSMEDVPPNYTGAESFTHLAAGVMSLAPTGFGHEIAASCLRDFQQNFDGGDWGNNGPGVITRVAQQICGTKDITLMLDDRKRCMGFKVFDRNAFYAVPWKHWRHFFEPQLLEQTLAHTKDSYVVHVWNKHSKQLAIKVGSSSAYGKYAELHCPKSYAAAGEYF from the exons ATGTTACTGCGGCTACCGCTTGTGCTAGCCCGTTACTTGCACAATGGACATCTGCGTCTGATATTCTTTGCGCTAATTGTGCTGCTATTGGGCGGTCGCCTGCTCATGTACCCCTGGCAGGACGATGTACAGGTCTGTTTCAAGGATAAGCAGCAGTTGGAAAACGCAGAGTCTCTTACAACACCTGAAACATCGTCGCCGGATCCTCCGATCATACTGCTAGAGGATGTGCTGCAGGCGGATCGCAAGCCAGCGCCTGGCCGCACCATTTTCTTTCACGAAACTAGCTGCCATAGGCCCAAGCGAAAGAGACCGCGTCATGGCCACAATCCAGAGCTGCAGTTCAATATGCTGCAACTGACGGCGCGCCAGGCATGTGCCATTGAGTCCGCGGCATTGCATAATCcgaattttcaaatatttgtgctgttTGCTAGTCCCACCTATCGTTATAATAGCAATAGCAGCCAGCGCCAACCGCCGCTCATCGAGGCCATACTTAGCTACAAGAATGTGCAACTGCGTCGCTTGAATCTCTGGCGCTATGCGGCAGGCACGCCTATTGAAGCTTGGCTTGAGGATGGACAGCTGTTTCGCTCCAG ctATCTCTTCTCGCATATTTCGGACTTTTTGCGCTATCTAACGCTATATCGTTATGGCGGCATCTATCTGGACATGGATGTGGTAGTGCTACGCAGCATGGAGGATGTGCCGCCGAACTATACGGGCGCAGAGTCATTTACACATTTGGCAGCAGGAGTCATGAGTCTGGCACCCACTGGCTTTGGTCATGAGATTGCTGCCTCATGTCTGCGCGACTTTCAGCAAAACTTTGATGGCGGCGACTGGGGCAACAATGGTCCGGGTGTTATAACTCGTGTGGCTCAGCAGATTTGTGGCACCAAGGACATCACCTTAATGCTTGACGATCGAAAGCGTTGCATGGGCTTCAAGGTATTCGATCGCAATGCTTTCTATGCGGTGCCCTGGAAGCATTGGCGTCATTTCTTCGAGCCACAGTTGCTGGAGCAAACGCTCGCCCACACCAAGGACTCCTATGTGGTGCATGTGTGGAACAAACACTCCAAGCAACTGGCCATCAAGGTGGGCTCAAGCAGCGCCTATGGCAAATATGCAGAGCTACATTGCCCCAAGTCATATGCGGCAGCTGGTGAATATTTCTAG
- the LOC108607629 gene encoding lactosylceramide 4-alpha-galactosyltransferase-like isoform X2, translating into MPRLNSTRLVRLVVVLIGLSAIGLIFKQSKNTLPHIEDLLQSTIQPKHGKNIFFVETNCSWHEHSKAFRLLNLTVRQACAVESAALHNPSFQVFVLFACSTYREAALPAPIKATLGYKNVQLRQLQLLEYVKDTPVEQWFQSGAIYNSSLEHVPPNFAALESDAFVANGVLSLAQTGIGHSIAESCLRDFQQNFNGSAWAQQGPLLVTRVMHRICNTTDLKSLVNNRADCQSFRVFDSKAFYAVNGDLWRNFFEPSELEPTLELTKSSYMVHLWNNSSKALYVSVGSKSPYDVYAKKHCPKVYATAGKYF; encoded by the exons ATGCCTCGATTGAATTCGACACGTTTGGTACGATTAGTCGTAGTACTTATTGGTTTATCTGCGATTGGTCTCATCTTTAAACAGTCCAAGAACACTTTGCCGCATATAGAAGATTTGCTGCAGTCAACAATACAACCAAAGCATGGAAAGAACATTTTCTTTGTGGAAACCAATTGCAGTTGGCATGAGCACTCGAAAGCTTTTAGATTGTTAAACTTAACTGTACGACAGGCCTGTGCTGTGGAGTCGGCAGCTCTACACAATCCGAGCTTCCAGGTGTTTGTGCTGTTTGCTTGCTCCACATATAGagaagcagcgctgccagcgcctATTAAAGCTACTCTGGGCTATAAGAATGTTCAGCTGCgtcagctgcaattgttggAATATGTTAAGGATACTCCTGTGGAGCAATGGTTCCAATCCGGTGCGATTTATAATTCCAG TCTGGAGCATGTGCCTCCCAACTTTGCGGCGCTTGAGTCTGATGCATTCGTGGCCAACGGTGTTTTGAGCTTGGCCCAAACTGGCATTGGTCATAGCATAGCCGAATCCTGTCTACGCGACTTTCAACAGAATTTCAATGGCAGTGCCTGGGCTCAGCAGGGACCGCTGTTAGTCACACGCGTGATGCACAGAATTTGTAACACCACCGACTTAAAATCCTTGGTGAACAATCGTGCGGATTGCCAGAGCTTTAGAGTGTTTGATTCCAAGGCGTTCTATGCCGTAAACGGCGATTTATGGCGTAATTTTTTCGAGCCTTCTGAGTTGGAGCCTACCCTGGAGCTAACCAAATCCTCGTATATGGTGCATTTATGGAATAATTCATCCAAAGCTCTTTACGTGTCCGTGGGCTCAAAGAGTCCTTACGATGTGTATGCTAAAAAACATTGCCCCAAGGTCTATGCAACAGctggaaaatatttttaa
- the LOC108607629 gene encoding lactosylceramide 4-alpha-galactosyltransferase-like isoform X1 yields the protein MPRLNSTRLVRLVVVLIGLSAIGLIFKQSKNTLPHIEDLLQSTIQPKHGKNIFFVETNCSWHEHSKAFRLLNLTVRQACAVESAALHNPSFQVFVLFACSTYREAALPAPIKATLGYKNVQLRQLQLLEYVKDTPVEQWFQSGAIYNSSYIIIHMSDFLRLVTLYRYGGLYVDTDVVVLRSLEHVPPNFAALESDAFVANGVLSLAQTGIGHSIAESCLRDFQQNFNGSAWAQQGPLLVTRVMHRICNTTDLKSLVNNRADCQSFRVFDSKAFYAVNGDLWRNFFEPSELEPTLELTKSSYMVHLWNNSSKALYVSVGSKSPYDVYAKKHCPKVYATAGKYF from the exons ATGCCTCGATTGAATTCGACACGTTTGGTACGATTAGTCGTAGTACTTATTGGTTTATCTGCGATTGGTCTCATCTTTAAACAGTCCAAGAACACTTTGCCGCATATAGAAGATTTGCTGCAGTCAACAATACAACCAAAGCATGGAAAGAACATTTTCTTTGTGGAAACCAATTGCAGTTGGCATGAGCACTCGAAAGCTTTTAGATTGTTAAACTTAACTGTACGACAGGCCTGTGCTGTGGAGTCGGCAGCTCTACACAATCCGAGCTTCCAGGTGTTTGTGCTGTTTGCTTGCTCCACATATAGagaagcagcgctgccagcgcctATTAAAGCTACTCTGGGCTATAAGAATGTTCAGCTGCgtcagctgcaattgttggAATATGTTAAGGATACTCCTGTGGAGCAATGGTTCCAATCCGGTGCGATTTATAATTCCAG TTATATTATAATACACATGTCGGATTTTCTGCGCCTTGTAACTCTCTATCGTTATGGTGGCCTTTATGTGGACACGGATGTGGTGGTGCTGCGCAGTCTGGAGCATGTGCCTCCCAACTTTGCGGCGCTTGAGTCTGATGCATTCGTGGCCAACGGTGTTTTGAGCTTGGCCCAAACTGGCATTGGTCATAGCATAGCCGAATCCTGTCTACGCGACTTTCAACAGAATTTCAATGGCAGTGCCTGGGCTCAGCAGGGACCGCTGTTAGTCACACGCGTGATGCACAGAATTTGTAACACCACCGACTTAAAATCCTTGGTGAACAATCGTGCGGATTGCCAGAGCTTTAGAGTGTTTGATTCCAAGGCGTTCTATGCCGTAAACGGCGATTTATGGCGTAATTTTTTCGAGCCTTCTGAGTTGGAGCCTACCCTGGAGCTAACCAAATCCTCGTATATGGTGCATTTATGGAATAATTCATCCAAAGCTCTTTACGTGTCCGTGGGCTCAAAGAGTCCTTACGATGTGTATGCTAAAAAACATTGCCCCAAGGTCTATGCAACAGctggaaaatatttttaa
- the LOC108603719 gene encoding lactosylceramide 4-alpha-galactosyltransferase-like, with protein MLLLFGLMYTAKHRAPLEAPRAEVPKNLEDILLSLAQPQPGRSIFFLETDCHWQRNKTRHMGQHPHSSYNLLSLTKRQACSIESAAMHHPSYQVFVLFACSTYRQQHKTQEAFIEALLGYENVELRQLHINRYAMGTPIEDWLKYGELYTSNHVTSHISDFLRYVTLYRYGGIYMDMDVLVLRSLEQLPPNYTGAESATDLGAGVMSFSPVGIGHQLAKRCLLDLEQNFNGQGWGTNGPGVITRVSQNVCDTFELTEMLNNRERCRGFQIYEPSVFYPVASPLWLDYFEPAKLSLTLERTAAAYTAHMWNTFSKNKLMAIGSGSAYDKLAQQHCPKVYAAAGEYL; from the exons atgctgctgctttttgggCTTATGTACACTGCTAAACATCGCGCACCGTTAGAGGCGCCCAGGGCAGAGGTGCCAAAAAATCTGGAGGATATACTGTTGTCGCTGGCGCAACCGCAGCCTGGACGCAGCATCTTCTTTCTGGAAACAGATTGCCACTggcaaagaaacaaaacgaGGCACATGGGCCAACATCCGCACTCCAGCTACAATCTGCTGAGCTTGACCAAACGCCAAGCGTGCTCCATTGAGTCAGCAGCAATGCATCATCCCAGCTACCAGGTGTTTGTGCTCTTTGCTTGCTCCACTTATAGGCAGCAGCACAAGACGCAGGAAGCGTTTATTGAGGCGCTACTTGGCTATGAGAATGTAGAGTTGCGACAGTTGCATATAAATCGCTATGCCATGGGCACGCCCATTGAGGATTGGCTCAAGTATGGCGAGCTCTACACCTCAAA CCATGTTACCTCGCACATTTCGGACTTTCTGCGCTATGTCACGCTCTATCGATACGGCGGCATCTATATGGACATGGATGTGCTGGTGCTGCGCAGTctggagcagctgccgccAAATTATACAGGCGCCGAGTCGGCTACTGATCTGGGAGCCGGCGTCATGAGCTTCTCACCAGTTGGCATTGGTCATCAGCTGGCCAAGCGTTGTCTGCTTGACTTGGAGCAGAACTTTAATGGCCAAGGCTGGGGCACCAACGGTCCTGGCGTCATAACACGCGTCAGTCAAAATGTTTGCGACACCTTTGAGCTCACTGAGATGCTGAATAATCGGGAACGCTGTCGCGGATTTCAGATATACGAGCCCAGTGTGTTCTATCCTGTGGCCAGCCCGCTCTGGCTTGACTATTTCGAGCCTGCAAAGCTGTCCTTGACCTTGGAACGCACTGCAGCCGCCTATACGGCGCACATGTGGAACACTTTCTCCAAGAATAAACTGATGGCCATTGGATCGGGCAGCGCCTACGATaagctggcgcagcagcattGTCCCAAGGTCtatgcagcagctggcgaATATCTCTAG
- the LOC108607625 gene encoding uncharacterized protein LOC108607625 translates to MDMDTLAIKMLKSNSSSNNNSNQIVTKKKVIVAADADAGASSAGSWFAAGSGQLPLTCLIYTLWLSAQLCKAAPPAAATNETAWPAMRHYDIWSTDLQATAAEQLLDEQQYADELAEDAQPMQEQLLDEHSYRAKLAQSISNLTSSHRAAKVIHLFPVPVDGECLSDDGRRLGNCFNAYECRQKGGQAKGECAMGFGVCCVFVASCNATISNNITYIVSPEFPSFMPSNLTGCQLKIKLMGEDISQLRIDFYHFSLGQPNRRTGVCDGDVFTISGGPSGAFSLCGQNSGQHLYYDVGARARPRQSSTLYGSLRPTVPANQSSSSEQEQLIEINLNLSARFLPIRLWELRVAQIPFSQRAPAGCLQYHTGLEGVMQTFNFADNGRHLANQHYRVCVRQESDMCSIMYQPCDEQSFRIGGGGAGGGAFLTSSSNSPGAVANNPTSGASLSSSTAGSLSNRISSTTTAPSRVSTTSSAGINAASSTATSSETTASVTPIPVRSSTASSEPATEASVAPSAAPSSSPAPAATAPPTQSPAPSASPSPSTTTAAAAPANDDVEGSGGEQDDSVFNFFGTTARPGVSRRPRPVNSNASSSGGFDLLGFLRSAFDLRVRHRRRRSRQSRQFFSTCTDRITMPCIIEDFIGTGLGPLPGCEPVHCGSQFCSSGVWPCRIESTVTPFYIGVHFGDGAGAAKGSPEENIGACLRYQQVQCI, encoded by the exons ATGGATATGGATACGTTGgccattaaaatgttaaaatccaacagcagcagcaacaacaacagcaatcaaatcGTGACTAAAAAGAAAGTTattgtcgctgctgacgctgacgctggcgctAGCTCAGCCGGTTCTTGGTTTGCCGCTGGTTCTGGCCAACTGCCTCTTACCTGCTTAATCTACACGCTCTGGCTTAGCGCTCAGCTGTGCAAGGcagcgccaccagcagcagctacaaatgaGACTGCCTGGCCAGCAATGCGTCATTATGATATTTGGAGCACAGATTTGCAAGCCACAGCAgcggagcagctgctggatgaGCAGCAGTACGCAGACGAGTTGGCAGAAGATGCGCAGCCCATGCAGGAGCAACTGCTGGATGAGCACAGCTATAGAGCCAAGTTGGCGCAGAGCATTAGCAATCTTACGAGCAGCCATCGCGCCGCCAAAG TAATTCATTTGTTTCCGGTGCCTGTGGATGGCGAGTGCTTGTCAGACGATGGACGCCGTTTGGGCAACTGCTTCAATGCCTATGAATGTCGCCAGAAGGGCGGACAGGCGAAGGGGGAGTGTGCCATGGGCTTTGGAGTCTGCTGCGTATTCGTGGCCAGCTGCAATGCCACTATCAGCAACAATATTACGTATATAGTGTCGCCAGAGTTTCCCAGCTTTATGCCAAGCAATCTGACTGGCTGCCAGCTGAAGATTAAGCTCATGGGTGAGGACATTAGCCAATTGAGAATTGACTTTTATCACTTCTCGCTGGGACAGCCGAATCGACGCACTGGCGTATGCGATGGCGATGTCTTTACGATTAGCGGCGGACCCAGCGGTGCCTTCTCGCTCTGTGGCCAAAACAGTGGACAGCATT TGTACTACGATGTTGGTGCCAGGGCAAGACCTCGCCAGAGCTCCACGCTGTACGGCAGTCTGCGTCCCACTGTGCCGGCcaatcaaagcagcagcagcgaacaaGAGCAGCTCATCGAGATCAATCTGAATCTCTCGGCGCGCTTTCTGCCCATTCGCTTGTGGGAGCTGCGCGTGGCACAGATTCCATTCAGCCAGCGAGCTCCCGCGGGCTGTTTGCAGTACCACACCGGATTGGAGGGCGTCATGCAGACCTTCAACTTTGCGGACAATGGCAGACATCTGGCCAATCAGCACTATCGCGTCTGTGTGCGTCAAGAGTCGGACATGTGTTCGATTATGTATCAGCCCTGCGATGAGCAATCCTTTCGTATTGGTGGCGGAGGCGCTGGCGGTGGAGCATTcctcaccagcagcagcaacagtcctGGCGCTGTTGCCAACAATCCAACATCTGGCGCCAGCCTCAGTTCAAGCACAGCCGGCAGCTTGAGCAATCGCATCtccagcacaacaacagcgcccAGCAGAGTAAGCACCACTAGCAGCGCTGGCATCAATGCCGCCAGCAGCACTGCGACTAGCTCCGAGACAACTGCATCGGTCACGCCCATTCCAGTGCGTTCAAGCACCGCCAGCTCTGAGCCAGCCACTGAGGCTAGTGTCGCTCCTTCCGCTgcaccatcatcatcacccGCTCCAGCAGCCACAGCTCCACCCACGCAATCACCAGCGCCCTCAGCCTCTCCCTCGCCTAGCactacaactgctgctgctgctcccgccAACGACGATGTGGAGGGCTCTGGTGGTGAGCAGGATGACAGTGTCTTTAACTTCTTTGGCACCACAGCGCGTCCCGGCGTCTCACGACGTCCGCGTCCAGTGAACAGCAATGCCAGCTCCTCCGGCGGCTTTGATCTGCTCGGCTTTCTGCGCAGCGCCTTCGATCTGCGCGTTCGCCatcgtcgccgtcgcagtcgccaGTCGCGTCAATTCTTCAGCACTTGCACGGATCGCATTACCATGCCCTGCATCATTGAGGACTTCATTGGCACCGGACTCGGCCCGCTGCCAGGCTGCGAGCCCGTGCACTGCGGCTCCCAGTTCTGCTCCTCCGGCGTCTGGCCATGTCGCATCGAGAGCACAGTCACGCCCTTCTACATTGGTGTGCACTTTGGCGATGGCGCAGGTGCCGCCAAGGGCAGTCCCGAGGAGAACATTGGTGCCTGTCTGCGCTACCAACAGGTGCAGTGCATCTAA
- the LOC108596383 gene encoding mediator of RNA polymerase II transcription subunit 15, which yields MSGNQQQQQQQQQQQRALQQKSATSAGTSSTLGSNLIKINSVDKIVHKSSTAAAAASAISKQQQQQFQSRRSLLPATTTTAATSQSATAQQSVTSAAQSPAAAAAAAQSHQLQTVATIHQQHSTQQQQQQQQSPAATTSTRLQQQQLAKELLPPTRRSFYQLQQQQQQQQLKSPQATATATATTAAAAHLKAPAHCIPPRYQPPPQPATGGGGILKPHLPLKYPPDIPQLSSIYIPDSLKQQQHSRYLQHQQQQQQHPQQHQASSKVQQDMLKFVRKPEQEHPSPVASVTSSVTATGIPTANGGRLTVEQNRQLQSLVNELRALKEQNQRLLDDNQELRDLCCFLDDDRQKGRKLAREWQRFGRYTASVMRQEVAAYQNKLRQLDDKQQELITDNLELKELCLYLDEERAHVAANTLCAGCGAATRNALRDDGDGSSSSTNADETITALRNYAEQRQLPADLRHAHTLNDQTLQYVRSLERRIQQLEEERTTPTAQLQQQQQPQATPAAASKQSTAPSPHPHQHPHTPQELSQAVAAAAAAAAALPEPIAGRPEAVVRALQVLEVREQLERDRLGHQLTTGSALDQMDDGEKALVREMCNVVWRKLEGSPHAASATLEPL from the exons atgTCTGgcaatcaacaacagcagcagcagcaacaacaacagcagagagCACTACAACAAAAgtcagcaacatcagcaggaACTTCGAGTACTTTGGGCAGcaatttgataaaaattaatagcGTTGACAAAATTGTACACAAAtcgtcgacagcagcagcagcagcgtcagcaattagcaagcagcaacagcaacagtttcaGTCACGACGTTCattgctgccagcaacaacaacaacagcagcaacatcacaATCAGCAACAGCGCAGCAAAGCGTAACATCAGCTGCGCAgtcgccagcggcagcagcagcagcagcacagtcGCATCAATTGCAGACAGTTGCCACAATACATCAGCAACACTCgacgcaacaacagcagcagcagcagcaatccccagcagcaacaacttccacacgcttgcaacagcaacagctagcTAAAGAGTTGCTGCCGCCCACACGTCGCAGCTTCtatcagttgcagcagcagcagcagcaacaacagctcaaGTCGccacaggcaacagcaacagcaactgctacaacagcagcagcagcacacttAAAGGCGCCCGCCCACTGCATACCGCCGCGCTATCAGCCGCCTCCGCAGCCGGCaacaggcggcggcggcatacTGAAGCCACACTTGCCGCTCAAGTATCCACCGGATATACCGCAGCTATCCTCCATCTATATACCCGATTcacttaagcagcagcagcactcacgCTActtgcaacatcagcagcagcagcagcaacatccgcAGCAACATCAGGCGTCCAGCAAGGTACAACAGGATATGCTCAAGTTTGTGCGTAAACCAGAACAGGAACACCCCTCGCCCGTTGCCTCGGTCACATCCAGTGTGACCGCCACCGGAATACCCACGGCCAATGGCGGGCGCTTGACTGTCGAACAGAATCGACAATTGCAG TCCCTGGTGAATGAGCTCCGCGCGCTGAAGGAACAGAATCAGCGTCTGCTGGATGACAACCAGGAGCTGCGCGATCTGTGCTGCTTTCTGGACGACGATCGTCAGAAGGGTCGCAAGTTGGCACGCGAATGGCAGCGCTTTGGACGCTACACGGCCAGTGTGATGCGCCAGGAGGTGGCTGCCTATCAG AACAAGCTGCGTCAGCTGGATGACAAGCAGCAGGAGCTAATCACCGACAATCTGGAGCTAAAGGAGCTTTGCCTCTATCTGGACGAGGAGCGTGCCCATGTGGCTGCCAATACGCTATGCGCTGGCTGCGGCGCAGCTACGCGCAACGCGCTGCGCGACGATGGCGACGGCTCCAGTTCAAGCACCAATGCCGATGAGACAATCACAGCGCTGCGCAACTACGCGGAACAAAGGCAATTGCCAGCg GATTTGCGGCATGCGCACACGCTGAACGATCAGACGCTGCAGTATGTGCGTTCGCTTGAGCGGCGCATacagcagctggaggaggaGCGCACCACGCCCACcgcacagctgcagcagcagcagcagccgcaagcgactccagctgcagcatccAAGCAGTCAACAGCGCCCTCACCACATCCGCATCAGCATCCACATACGCCACAGGAGCTCAGCcaggctgttgctgctgcggcggctgcagctgctgcgctgcccgAACCCATAGCAGGACGCCCAGAGGCAGTAGTGCGCGCCTTGCAGGTGCTGGAGGTGCGCGAGCAGCTGGAACGCGATCGCTTGGGCCATCAGCTGACCACAGGCAGCGCCTTGGATCAAATGGATGACGGCGAGAAGGCGCTGGTGCGAGAAATGTGCAACGTTGTCTGGCGCAAGCTGGAGGGCAGTCCACATGCAGCCAGCGCCACGCTGGAGCCGCTCTAA